In a genomic window of Amblyomma americanum isolate KBUSLIRL-KWMA chromosome 4, ASM5285725v1, whole genome shotgun sequence:
- the LOC144128901 gene encoding uncharacterized protein LOC144128901, protein MVPYTRAADDSASSTSWPTVLASGWLFFFASALFRSYGLLYLHLVRTVQLSRAAAALPIALIAAAAGVSSALCGVLSKRVPVIISNLCCCLVCGAALCIPYFLPNTSGLALAGIFYGLGLGPIEWRSQTLIKKCFKKHRILALGVSALGITFAGIVFPWLLLHLLHEYATPGACLLLGAITLNGCIGTLLQKLAAPRSATACRRVLLPSVAAVENGSVEMRVVRKRHSVTIDANPHTISSRLSSKQDRGSAPEGLNRTAGGTNGAAATSYSYQKLRSASSSNIPAEKVDQRPSDALRDGFGLHQLAGDGALSQDSIYEDCQSDFDPCELEGLPSFKRRRLLTEGSETYLSCYSVLDPSLYDVVETKDTGEVTIHRRSVSSESIVIVPVQTKLQGPLKERLRVLFKPAWVLLKNGMFYICSLSFVLLYTINVIYNSTVLDFALDKGVAAGSIVSLLSLFSVADLIARLATSVLMNSELGSKKLLMIWVQASSGVLLLAAPYLVGYSAALVAALLLGANLGSLSVLYIILFEDYIGLHLVAWAFGMYGIAMGLLALLMVPIISYCRDLLLSYDTLFQVMGLICLLNVFFWAFAEPFFKKQRVSARKAQENSRQQ, encoded by the exons ATGGTGCCGTACACGCGCGCCGCGGACGACTCGGCGTCCTCCACCAGTTGGCCCACGGTGCTGGCCAGCGGCTGGCTCTTCTTCTTCGCCTCGGCGCTGTTCCGGTCGTACGGCCTCCTGTACCTGCACCTGGTGCGAACCGTCCAGCTGAGccgggcggcggcagcgctgcccATCGCCCTGATCGCCGCCGCCGCGGGAGTCTCCA GTGCGCTGTGCGGAGTTCTGAGCAAGAGAGTGCCCGTCATCATCTCCAACCTGTGCTGCTGCCTGGTGTGCGGGGCGGCGCTCTGCATTCCCTACTTCTTGCCTAACACGTCTGGCCTGGCTCTGGCTGGCATCTTCTACG GTCTCGGCCTGGGCCCCATCGAATGGCGCAGCCAGACGCTGATCAAGAAGTGCTTCAAGAAGCACCGCATCCTCGCCCTGGGCGTGTCTGCTCTGGGCATCACCTTCGCTGGCATCGTGTTCCCGTGGCTGCTACTTCACTTGCTACACGAGTATGCTACGCCCGGCGCCTGCCTTCTGCTGGGCGCCATCACCCTTAACGGCTGCATTGGGACGCTGCTCCAAAAGCTGGCCGCGCCGCGAAGCGCCACCGCCTGTCGCCGCGTCCTGCTTCCCTCAGTCGCGGCCGTCGAGAACGGCAGTGTCGAGATGCGGGTCGTGCGGAAGCGTCACAGTGTCACCATCGACGCGAACCCTCACACGATATCTTCTAGGCTTAGCAGCAAGCAGGACCGTGGGTCGGCGCCCGAAGGACTCAACCGCACTGCCGGAGGCACGAATGGTGCCGCTGCGACTAGTTACTCGTACCAGAAGCTGAGATCCGCGAGCAGCAGCAACATTCCTGCTGAGAAGGTGGATCAGAGGCCGTCGGACGCACTTAGGGACGGCTTCGGTCTGCATCAGCTTGCCGGCGACGGCGCGCTGTCGCAGGACTCCATCTACGAGGACTGCCAGTCCGACTTCGACCCTTGCGAGCTGGAGGGCCTGCCCTCGTTCAAGCGGCGGAGACTACTCACGGAGGGCTCCGAAACATACCTTTCTTGCTACTCCGTTTTGGACCCGTCGCTGTACGACGTGGTCGAGACCAAAGACACTGGCGAAGTAACCATTCACAGAAGGTCCGTCTCCTCAGAAAGCATCGTGATTGTTCCGGTTCAGACCAAACTTCAAGGACCACTCAAAGAGCGGTTGCGCGTGCTTTTCAAACCGGCCTGGGTGCTGTTGAAGAACGGCATGTTTTACATTTGCAGCTTGAGCTTCGTGCTCCTGTACACCATCAATGTCATCTACAACAGCACAGTCCTGGACTTCGCCCTGGACAAAGGAGTGGCCGCCGGCTCCATCGTATCCCTGCTCAGCCTCTTCTCCGTGGCGGACCTCATCGCCAGGCTGGCGACTTCGGTGCTCATGAACAGCGAGCTGGGCTCCAAGAAACTCCTCATGATCTGGGTGCAGGCTTCAAGCGgcgtgctgctgctggctgcgccGTACCTGGTGGGCTACTCGGCCGCGCTGGTCGCGGCCCTCCTGCTGGGTGCCAACCTCGGATCTCTCTCCGTGCTGTACATCATCCTCTTCGAGGACTACATCGGCCTCCATCTCGTCGCGTGGGCTTTCGGCATGTATGGCATCGCAATGGGACTGCTGGCGTTGCTGATGGTCCCCATCATAA GTTACTGCAGAGACCTGCTGCTATCGTACGATACTCTCTTTCAAGTTATGGGCCTCATCTGTCTGCTGAATGTCTTCTTTTGGGCTTTCGCCGAACCATTTTTTAAGAAGCAGAGGGTAAGCGCACGGAAAGCCCAAGAAAACAGCCGCCAGCAGTGA